A window from Oncorhynchus mykiss isolate Arlee chromosome 9, USDA_OmykA_1.1, whole genome shotgun sequence encodes these proteins:
- the LOC110533034 gene encoding pro-glucagon-like produces the protein MCGSVWCLLLLLLCPGTDEMVLEDKALASQSGWRTYELQRGQNGINSFKRHSDGTFTNDYTHYLDKIKAKDFIQWLASTKREKCKELPLNLEGV, from the exons ATGTGTGGTTCAGTGTGGTGTCTGCTGCTTCTGTTGCTCTGTCCTGGTACTGATGAGATGGTGCTGGAGGACAAAGCcttagccagccagtcagg GTGGCGTACATATGAGCTGCAGAGAGGACAGAATGGCATCAACAGCTTCAAAAGGCATTCAGACGGAACGTTCACCAATGACTACACCCACTACCTGGATAAGATCAAGGCTAAAGACTTCATACAGTGGCTGGCCAGCACCAAACGAGAGAA ATGCAAGGAGCTTCCCCTCAACCTAGAGGGGGTGTAA